A single window of Lutzomyia longipalpis isolate SR_M1_2022 chromosome 1, ASM2433408v1 DNA harbors:
- the LOC129787753 gene encoding acetylcholine receptor subunit alpha-like isoform X5 codes for MGKVDLRHMDEQSGSNIVDVGVDLSEFYMSVEWDILEVPAVRNEKFYTCCDEPYLDITFNITMRRKTLFYTVNIIIPCMGISFLTVLTFYLPSDSGEKVTLSISILISLHVFFLLVVEIIPPTSLVVPLLGKYLIFAMILVSISICVTVVVLNVHFRSPQTHRMAPWVNFVFIQILPRVLFMRRPQYSFESKYRKHLLRDPHISFYPYYSTSNLDQIARMSRSPSKEDMSPSSLTATGPFGGSCQIHGPVPHSESEDLSCEADLDEGATTIKSPIIPNPGFSHSHCPQDMHKSCFYVRFIAEHTKMLEDSTKVKEDWKYVAMVLDRLFLWIFTLAVLVGTAAIILQAPTLYDDRIPIIDKKFPEFASATVMRCPPQ; via the exons GTGGATCTACGGCATATGGATGAGCAATCCGGAAGCAATATTGTGGACGTCGGGGTGGATCTATCGGAATTCTATATGTCCGTCGAGTGGGATATTCTCGAAGTGCCAGCTGTTAG aaatgaaaaattctacacATGCTGTGATGAGCCATACTTGGACATAACATTCAACATAACAATGCGGAGGAAAACATTGTTCTATACGGTTAACATAATCATACCCTGCATGGGGATTTCATTTTTGACCGTTTTAACGTTCTATTTGCCATCGGACAGTGGCGAAAAG GTCACACTCTccatatcaattttaattagtcTCCATGTGTTCTTTCTGCTAGTCGTCGAAATTATCCCCCCAACATCCTTAGTTGTGCCACTGTTGggaaaatatcttattttcGCCATGATATTAGTGTCAATAAG TATATGCGTCACCGTGGTGGTACTAAATGTACATTTTCGATCACCACAAACGCATCGGATGGCACCGTgggttaattttgtttttatccAAATCCTGCCAAGGGTCCTCTTCATGCGACGCCCTCAATATAGCTTTGAGTCAAAATACAG GAAGCACTTGCTACGAGATCCACACATCTCCTTCTACCCCTACTACTCTACATCGAATTTGGATCAAATAGCACGGATGAGTCGGTCCCCTTCGAAGGAGGACATGTCCCCATCGAG CTTAACAGCAACAGGACCCTTTGGGGGTAGTTGCCAGATTCACGGACCTGTACCACATTCCGAATCGGAGGATCTATCGTGTGAAGCGGACCTGGATGAAGGTGCTACCACAATAAAGAGCCCAATTATACCCAATCCCGGTTTCTCACACAGCCACTGTCCGCAGGACATGCACAAGAGTTGCTTCTACGTGCGATTTATTGCGGAGCATACCAAGATGCTGGAAGATTCCACAAAG GTAAAAGAGGATTGGAAGTACGTTGCAATGGTGCTAGACCGCCTATTTCTCTGGATATTCACCCTAGCCGTCCTCGTGGGAACTGCGGCAATTATTCTACAAGCCCCCACCCTGTATGATGACCGCATtccaataattgataaaaaattcccTGAATTTGCATCAGCAACAGTCATGAGATGTCCACCGCAATAG
- the LOC129787753 gene encoding acetylcholine receptor subunit alpha-like isoform X6 codes for MDEQSGSNIVDVGVDLSEFYMSVEWDILEVPAVRNEKFYTCCDEPYLDITFNITMRRKTLFYTVNIIIPCMGISFLTVLTFYLPSDSGEKVTLSISILISLHVFFLLVVEIIPPTSLVVPLLGKYLIFAMILVSISICVTVVVLNVHFRSPQTHRMAPWVNFVFIQILPRVLFMRRPQYSFESKYRKHLLRDPHISFYPYYSTSNLDQIARMSRSPSKEDMSPSSLTATGPFGGSCQIHGPVPHSESEDLSCEADLDEGATTIKSPIIPNPGFSHSHCPQDMHKSCFYVRFIAEHTKMLEDSTKVKEDWKYVAMVLDRLFLWIFTLAVLVGTAAIILQAPTLYDDRIPIIDKKFPEFASATVMRCPPQ; via the exons ATGGATGAGCAATCCGGAAGCAATATTGTGGACGTCGGGGTGGATCTATCGGAATTCTATATGTCCGTCGAGTGGGATATTCTCGAAGTGCCAGCTGTTAG aaatgaaaaattctacacATGCTGTGATGAGCCATACTTGGACATAACATTCAACATAACAATGCGGAGGAAAACATTGTTCTATACGGTTAACATAATCATACCCTGCATGGGGATTTCATTTTTGACCGTTTTAACGTTCTATTTGCCATCGGACAGTGGCGAAAAG GTCACACTCTccatatcaattttaattagtcTCCATGTGTTCTTTCTGCTAGTCGTCGAAATTATCCCCCCAACATCCTTAGTTGTGCCACTGTTGggaaaatatcttattttcGCCATGATATTAGTGTCAATAAG TATATGCGTCACCGTGGTGGTACTAAATGTACATTTTCGATCACCACAAACGCATCGGATGGCACCGTgggttaattttgtttttatccAAATCCTGCCAAGGGTCCTCTTCATGCGACGCCCTCAATATAGCTTTGAGTCAAAATACAG GAAGCACTTGCTACGAGATCCACACATCTCCTTCTACCCCTACTACTCTACATCGAATTTGGATCAAATAGCACGGATGAGTCGGTCCCCTTCGAAGGAGGACATGTCCCCATCGAG CTTAACAGCAACAGGACCCTTTGGGGGTAGTTGCCAGATTCACGGACCTGTACCACATTCCGAATCGGAGGATCTATCGTGTGAAGCGGACCTGGATGAAGGTGCTACCACAATAAAGAGCCCAATTATACCCAATCCCGGTTTCTCACACAGCCACTGTCCGCAGGACATGCACAAGAGTTGCTTCTACGTGCGATTTATTGCGGAGCATACCAAGATGCTGGAAGATTCCACAAAG GTAAAAGAGGATTGGAAGTACGTTGCAATGGTGCTAGACCGCCTATTTCTCTGGATATTCACCCTAGCCGTCCTCGTGGGAACTGCGGCAATTATTCTACAAGCCCCCACCCTGTATGATGACCGCATtccaataattgataaaaaattcccTGAATTTGCATCAGCAACAGTCATGAGATGTCCACCGCAATAG
- the LOC129787759 gene encoding V-type proton ATPase subunit F, which yields MALHSAIKGKLLSVIGDEDTCVGFLLGGVGEINKNRHPNFMVVDKNTSVGEIEDCFKRFVKRDDIDIILINQNLAELIRHVIDSHTAPLPAVLEIPSKDHPYDASKDSILRRAKGMFNPDDLMTPSRG from the exons ATGGCTCTCCACTCGGCAATTAAAGGGAAATTACTCTCTGTAATTGGAGATGAG GATACCTGTGTAGGATTCCTCCTGGGTGGTGTTGGGGAAATCAACAAGAATCGTCATCCCAACTTTATGGTTGTGGATAAAA ACACCTCTGTGGGTGAAATTGAGGATTGCTTCAAGCGTTTTGTGAAGCGTGATGACATTGACATCATCCTCATCAACCAGAACCTTGCAGAGCTCATTCGTCATGTGATTGATTCACACACCGCACCCCTTCCGGCTGTACTGGAGATTCCATCAAAGGATCACCCCTATGATGCATCTAAGGATTCAATCCTCCGCCGTGCCAAG GGGATGTTCAATCCTGATGATTTGATGACACCAAGCAGAGGTTAA